In Longimicrobiales bacterium, the following proteins share a genomic window:
- a CDS encoding DUF4105 domain-containing protein: MTSRITHILRTHILFVLVLFASTPAASAAQELDDASGERTEESSYLPGEDLRVWLVTAGPGHEIWERYGHNALRVLNTRTGRDISYNWGIFDFKQVSFVSRFLQGRMLYRMAAFQTDAMVDMYTNADRRVVLQELNLTPAQKQELQTLAAINALPDNREYIYQYYLDNCSTRIRNILDLVLNGALEDQFRALGSHATYRDHTREFTQADPLISTGVDLLLGEHTDAPISVWEEMFLPLTLRDQLRNVRVTGPNGGTRPLVISEQVGGGELRTSEPPDGLRWFLFFLLGGLGLGLSFAALALPSVQASTPARRALTLLALVWTISGGILGSILVLLLFTDHTFAYRNENLFLFNPLLLGLAATLVLSSMRPRWRPVSSWLALTIAAVGGLGLVWQIIPTSQHQNAMFFALALPAHLGMAWGLLTSTGQAGSRKG; encoded by the coding sequence ATGACGTCTCGCATCACCCATATCCTGCGCACCCATATCCTGTTCGTCCTCGTACTATTCGCGAGCACGCCAGCGGCCAGTGCTGCTCAAGAGTTAGATGATGCCTCTGGCGAGCGCACGGAAGAGTCCAGTTACCTGCCTGGTGAGGACCTCCGCGTCTGGTTGGTCACCGCCGGGCCAGGACACGAGATATGGGAGCGGTACGGGCACAACGCCCTGCGCGTCCTGAATACCCGAACAGGCAGAGATATCTCCTATAACTGGGGCATCTTCGACTTCAAGCAGGTCAGCTTCGTCTCGCGCTTTCTTCAAGGCCGGATGCTCTACCGCATGGCTGCGTTTCAGACCGACGCGATGGTCGACATGTACACCAACGCGGATCGACGGGTCGTCCTTCAGGAGCTGAACCTCACGCCAGCCCAGAAGCAGGAACTGCAGACGCTCGCTGCCATCAACGCGTTGCCCGACAATCGTGAGTACATCTATCAGTACTACCTCGACAACTGCTCGACTCGCATCCGGAACATCCTGGATCTAGTTCTCAACGGAGCACTCGAGGATCAGTTTCGGGCACTCGGCAGCCACGCGACCTATCGAGATCACACCAGGGAATTCACACAGGCCGATCCGCTGATCTCGACAGGCGTAGACCTGCTGCTTGGGGAGCACACCGACGCGCCGATCTCGGTCTGGGAGGAGATGTTCCTCCCGCTGACGCTACGGGATCAGCTCCGAAACGTCCGAGTCACTGGCCCGAACGGCGGCACCCGACCTCTCGTTATCTCCGAGCAGGTGGGCGGGGGCGAACTTCGAACCTCAGAGCCTCCGGACGGTTTGCGCTGGTTCCTGTTCTTTCTCCTCGGGGGACTTGGACTAGGGCTCTCGTTCGCCGCACTGGCACTACCGAGTGTGCAGGCATCGACGCCTGCGCGACGGGCACTAACCCTGCTGGCACTGGTATGGACCATATCCGGGGGCATTCTGGGCTCGATTCTCGTCCTCCTCCTGTTCACTGATCACACCTTCGCCTACCGGAACGAAAATCTGTTCCTGTTCAACCCACTGTTATTGGGGCTCGCGGCAACGTTGGTGCTCTCGTCGATGCGCCCTCGGTGGAGGCCGGTCAGCTCATGGCTGGCCCTCACCATAGCCGCAGTCGGAGGCTTGGGTCTGGTTTGGCAGATCATCCCCACGTCTCAACATCAGAACGCGATGTTCTTTGCCTTGGCACTGCCCGCACACCTAGGGATGGCCTGGGGTCTCCTCACATCCACCGGCCAAGCCGGGTCAAGAAAAGGTTAG